Genomic DNA from Anolis sagrei isolate rAnoSag1 chromosome 12, rAnoSag1.mat, whole genome shotgun sequence:
TCCAAAAAGGCTAAATGCAGGTTGCATCCTTCCCCGTTCGTATATTTATTGCATCCCGCTGAAGACAGacaacccagaactccctgccttcaagctgatctgacccgcagcagggagttccacagttctccTTTGCCCACTTGGGCCCCAGCAGTAGCTTCAACTAAAAGATTCTCcttctgttttgctttctttccctttcctaacattgtaacaaatcccccaataaagtatcaataaattgtaacttttccctctctatagtgttactttgtgtcctttactgCCTCCAAACTATTCTTTACACGAACTTTCTCTCTCAGTTTTCGCATtctggggaggccgaaactgcgctcctctgaaccgcggatacggaaacccattgggtccccGTATCCGCGGGTCAGCGCATTGCTCTAAAATCGGTGCCATAATAATATCACCGCCGTCATTGCAAGGAAGGCCGAAGAAGAGATTGTTATTATGGGGCAAAGGCACCATGGGTGGGTTTTCGCATTCTGGGGAGGCTGAAACTGTGCAActctgaaccgcggatacggaaacccatcgggtccccgtatccgcgggtcaacGCATTGCTCTAAAATCAGTGCCATAATAATATCACCGCCATCATTGCAAGGAAGGCCGGAGAAGAGATCGTTATTATGGGGCAAAAGCACCATGGGTGGGTTTTCGCATTCTGGGGAGGCTGAAACTGCGCAActctgaaccgcggatacggaaacccattgggtccccGTATCCGCGGATCAGCGCATTGCTCTAAAATCGGTGCCATTCTTCTCGGTGGCTTTTcctcaacttggtgagacttttattgggaaaaattagGGGAAATTCTTTGGGTGCTTCTTTCTGTCTTGCCAGGGCAAACGGACTCTTCTTGGTGGGTCTGATCGGTCTCTACCGCCTGGCAAAGACCCCCAAATCCTTGCTTGATATCACTGTCGTCATTGCAAGGAAGGCCAGAGAAGAGATCGTTATTATGGGGCAAAGGCACCATGGGTGGGTTTTCGCATTCTGaggaggccgaaactgcgctcctctgaaccgcggatacggaaacccatcagGTCCCCGTATCCGCAGGTCAACGCATTGCTCTAAAATCGGTGCCATAATAATATCACTGCCGTCATTGCAAGGAAGGCCGGAGAAGAGATCGTTATTATGGGGCAAAGGCACCATGGGTGGGTTTTCGCATtctggggaggccgaaactgcgcaactctgaaccgcggatacggaaacccattgggtccccgtatccgcgggtcaacGCATTGCTCTAAAATCGGTGCCATAATAATATCACCGCCGTCATTGCAAGGAAGGCCGAAGAAGAGATCGTTATTATGGGGCAAAGGCACCATGGGTGGGTTTTCGCATTCTGGGGAGGCTGAAACTGCGCtcctctgaaccgcggatacggaaacccattgggtccccATATCCGCGGGTCAACGCATTGCTCTAAAATCGGCGCCATTCTTCTCGGTGGCTTTTcctcaacttggtgagacttttattGGGGAAATTCTTTGGGTGCTTCTTTCTGTCTCGCCGGGGCAAACTGACTCTTCTTGGTGGGTCTGATCGGTCTCTACCGCCTGGCAAAGACCCCCAAATCCCTGCTTGATATCACCGCCATCATTGCAAGGAAGGCCGGAGAAGAGATCGTTATTATGGGGCAAAGGCACCATGGGTGGGTTTTCGCATtctggggaggccgaaactgcactcctctgaaccgcggatacggaagcccatcgggtccccgtatccgcgggtcaacGCATTGCTCTAAAATCGGTGCCATAATAATATCACCGCCGTCATTGCAAGGAAGGCTGGAGAAGAGATCGTTATTATGGGGAAAGGCACCATGGGTGGGTTTTCACATtctggggaggccgaaactgcggaactctgaaccgcggatacggaagcccattgggtccccgtatccgcgggtcaacGCATTGCTCTAAAATCGGTGCCATAATAATATCACCGCCGTCATTGCAAGGAAGGCCGGAGAAGAGATCGCTATTATGGGGCAAAGGCACCATGGGTGGGTTTTCGCATTCTGGAGAGGCCGAAACTGAGCtcctctgaaccgcggatacggaaacccattgggtccccGTATCCGCGGTTCAACACATTGCTCTAAAATCGGTGCCATAATAATATCACTGCCGTCATTATTATGGGGCAAAGGCACCATGGGTGGGTTTTCGCATTCTGaggaggccgaaactgcgctcctctgaaccgcggatacggaaacccattgggtccccgtatccgcgggtcaacGCATTGCTCTAAAATCGGTGCCATAATAATATCACCGCCGTCATTGCAAGGAAGTCCGGAGAAGAGATCGTTATTATGGGGCAAAGGCACCATGGGTGGGTTTTCGCATtctggggaggccgaaactgcgctcctctgaaccgcggatacggaaacccattgggtccccgtatccgcgggtcaacGCATTGCTCTAAAATCGGTGCCATAATAATATCACCGCCGTCCTTGCAAGGAAGGCCGGAGAAGAGATCGTTATTATGGGGCAAAGGCACCATGGGTGGGTTTTCGCATTCTGTGGAGGCTGAAACTGTGCtcctctgaaccgcggatacggaaacccattgggtctCCGTATCCGCGGGTCAACGCATTGCTCTAAAATCGGTGCCATAATAATATCACCGCCGTCATTGCAAGGAAGGCCGAAGAAGAGATCCTTATTATGGGGCAAAGGCACCATGGGTGGGTTTTCGCATTCTGGGGAGGCTGAAACTGCGCtcctctgaaccgcggatacggaaacccattgggtctCCGTATCCGCGGGTCAACGCATTGCTCTAAAATCGGTGCTATTCTTcacggtggcttttcttcaacttggtgagacttttattgggaaaaataagGGAAAATTCTTTGGGTGCTTCTTTCTGTCTCGCCAGGGCGAATGGACTCTTCTTGGTGGGTCTGATCGGTCTCTACCGCCTGTCAAATACCCCCAAATCCCTGCTTGATATCACCGCTGTCATTGCAAGGAAGGCTGGAGAAGAGATCATTATTATGGGGCAAAGGCACCATGGGTGGGTTTTCGCCTtctggggaggccgaaactgcacaACACTGaaccgcagatacggaaacccatcgggtccccgtatccgcgggtcaacGCATTGCTCTGAAATCGGTGCCATTCTTCTccgtggcttttcttcaacttggtgagacttttattgggaaaaattagGGAAAATTCTTCGTGTGCTTCTttctgtctcgccagggcaaACGGACTCTTCTTGGTGGGTCTGATCAGTCTCTACTGCCTGGCAAAGACCCCCAAATTCCTGCTTGATATCTCCACTGTCATTGCAAGGAAGGCCGGAGAAGAGATTGTTATTATAGGGCAAAGGCACCATGGGTGGGTTTTCGCATtctggggaggccgaaactgcgcaactctgaaccgcggatacggaaacccattgggtccccgtatccgcgggtcaacGCATTGCTCTAAAATCGGTGCCATTCTTCTCGGTGGCTTTTCCTCAACTTGGCGAGACTTTTATTGGGCTAATTCTTTGGGTGTTTCTTTCTGTCTCGCCAGGGCGAATGGACTCTTCTTGGTGGGTCTGATCGTTCTCTACatcctggcaaagacccccaaATTCCTGCTTGATATCACCGCCGTCATTGCAAGGAAGGCCGGAGAAGAGATCATTATTACGGGGCAAAGGCACCATGGGTGGGGTacagtgtgctctctggatgcagggtgaactacaactcccactacggTGAACCAGCCCCCTCAAAGCCTTCCAGTTGGTTGAGTTactcatggaggttctgtgtgccaagtttggtccaggtccatccttggtggaggTCATCGTTTCCCTGgttgagggtgaactacaactcccagaaaggaaggtcagttccccccaaacaaccccccccccagtaatcacatttcggcatatcgggtattcatgccaagtttggtccagatccattggtgtttgggttcagagtgctctctggatgtaggtgaactacaactccctcaaagcAAAGTGAATCCCTCCCAAAAAAATTCTATTCTGTTTGTTGTGTTTcatagaaaagagaaggaaagggtgaagggagaggtAGTGGGTGGGGTAATGGAAATTTGACacgaatggagagagaaaggaacactgggatgccagatgccaccccccccccccaattctattctgtttgttgtgttccatagaaaagagtaggaaagggtgaagggagaggtCATGAGTGGGGTCATGAAATTTtggcaccaatggagagagaaaggaacactgggatgccccccccccattctattctgtttgttgtgtgccatagaaaagagtaggaaagggtgaagggagaggtCGTGAGTGGGGTCATGGAAATTTGAcacaaatggagagagaaaggaacactgggatgcccccccccaattctattctgtttgttgtgttccacagaaaagagtaggaaatggTGAAGGGAGAGGTAGTTGGCAGGGGGTCATGGATATTtgacaccaatggagagagaaaggaacactgggatgcccccCAAAATTCTATTCTGTTTGTTGTGTtccatagaaaagagtaggaaaggatgaAGAGAGAGGTAGTGGGCGGGGGGTCATGGATATTTGacatcaatggagagagaaaggaacactgggatgcccccCCCCATTCTATTCTGTTTGTTGTGTtccatagaaaagagtaggaaagggtgaagggagaggtCGTGAGTGGGGTCATGAAATTTtggcaccaatggagagagaaaggaacactgggatgcccccCCCCATTCtattctgtttgttgtgtgccatagaaaagagtaggaaagggtgaagggagaggtCGTGAGTGGGGTCATGGAAATTTGAcacaaatggagagagaaaggaacactgggatgccccccccccaattctattctgtttgttgtgttccacagaaaagagtaggaaaggatgaAGAGAGAGGTAGTGGGCGGGGGGTCATGGATATTTGacatcaatggagagagaaaggaacactgggatgccccccccccattctattctgtttgttgtgttccatagaaaagagtaggaaagggtgaaGAGAGCGGTAGTAGGCGAGGGTCATGGATATTtgacaccaatggagagagaaaggaacactgggataccCCCCAAAATGCTATTCTGTTCGTTGTGTtccatagaaaagagtaggaaagggagaagggagaggtAGTGAGTGGGGGTCATGGACATTTGGCaccaagggagagagaaaggaacactgggatgcccccCAAATTCtattctgtttgttgtgtgccatagaaaagagtaaGAAAGGGTGAAGAGAGCGGTGGTAGGCGAGGATCATGGATATTTGacatcaatggagagagaaaggaacactgggatgcccccCAAATTCTATTCTGTTTGTTGTGTTCCATAGAAAAGAGTAGCAAAGAGTGAAGGGAGAGCTCTCTCTTCactctttcctactcttttctatggaATACAACAAACAGAAGTGGGGTCATGGAAATTTGACacgaatggagagagaaaggatcaCTGGGATGTCCCCACCAAAATTCTATTCTGTTTGTTGTGTtccatagaaaagagtaggaaaggatgaAGTGGGAGGTAGTGGGTGGGGGTAATGGAAATTTGACacgaatggagagagaaaggaacactgggatgcctgtggtggaggaaacacatacaatctaggatggaattgtcctcgtatgaaagccttcccttgggtggtggtcagtgtggtgttggtggaggacattggaagGGCTCTAAGAGGACATCGCACacgaatggagagagaaaggaacactgggatgcctgtggtggaggaaacacatgcaatctaggatggaattgtcctcgtatgaaagccttcccttgggtggtggtcagtgtggtgttggtggaggacattggaagGGCTCTAAGTGGACATCGCACacgaatggagagagaaaggaacactgggatgcctgtggtggaggaaacacatacaatctaggatggaattgtcctcgtatgaaagccttcccttgggtggtggtcagtgtggtgttggtggaggacattggaagGGCTCTAAGAGGACATCGCACacgaatggagagagaaaggaacactgggatgcctgtggtggaggaaacacatacaatctaggatggaattgtcctcgtatgaaagccttcccttgggtggtggtcagtgtggtgttggtggaggacattggaagGGCTCTAAGAGGACATCGCACacgaatggagagagaaaggaacactgggatgcctgtggtggaggaaacacatacaatctaggatggaattgtcctcgtatgaaagccttcccttgggtggtggtcagtgtggtgttggtggaggacattggaagGGCTCTAAGAGGACATCGCACacgaatggagagagaaaggaacactgggatgcctgtggtggaggaaacacatacaatctaggaagGAATTGTCctcgtatgaaagccttcccttgggtggtggtcagtgtggtgttggtggaggacattggcagggctctaaGTGgacatcatacacacacacacacacacacacacacacacacacactttatttgtatttgtattttattgtaatgccTTTGATTGATTGACAGGTGGCCGGGAAGGCTCACTTGCGGGGCAGCGGGGGCTTGGGGCAACCCCGGAAGAACTCCTCGAAGCCCATCGCCACGCAGGACAGGAAGCAGCAGAACTCCTGGAAGTCCACCTCGTGGTCCCGGTTGTGGTCCAGGTCGGTCATGATCTTCTGCAATTCGGCCGCGTCCATCCGTTTCTGGGAGAAAGAgcaatcataacaataataataataataataattgcaacaaCAGAATTTAAtaagtaaaaatacaataaaaacaataaaaataaattaagaataaacataaaaataaattaaaagtaaacGATAATaacatgttaaaaataataataataaataaaaaaacataaaataataaaataataataataataataattgaaacaaCAGAATTTAAtaagtaaaaatacaataaaaacaaataaaaataaattaagaataaacaaaaataaattaaaagtaaacaataataacatgttaaaaataataaataaaataacataaaataataaattaaaagaagtgataaataaaaataaaacaaaaaacataaaataataaattaaataaaaatttaaataaataaaaatataacataaaatgataaatgataaataaaaataatcatggaataaaattcaaataaaataatcataccgaatgataaataaaattaaaactgaaataaataaggattaaaaataataaaataaaacaataactgctacacaataaataaaataaaaataaaataagtagaaataaaataaagataaattaaaaataaaaataaattaaaagtaaatgATGATAACacgttaaaaataaaaaatgaaataataaataaaatacaaaaaataataacataaaataaactaagtgataaaaataaaacaaaaaacataaaataataaataaaataaataaaaatataacataaaatgataaatgataaattaaaaataaaataaaataatcatggaataaaattcaaataaaataatcgtacagaatgataaataaaattaaaactgaaataaataaggattaaaataataaaataaaataataacgactacacaataaataaaataaaaataaaataagtagaaataaaataaaggtaaattaaaaataaaaataaattgagatttgagacaaaaataaattaaaagtaaatgataataatataaaaataaaataataaataaaatacaaaatatatataatataataaaataagttataaataaaaataaaacaaaaaacataaaagtataaattaaataaaaataaataaaaataacataaaacgaTCAatgataaattaaaaataaaataaaaataataatggaataaaaataaattgagatttgacacaaaaataaattaaaagtaaatgatgataataaaataaaaacaaaaataaaataaaacatgaaattcaagaaattaaataagaaaaataatataagGTAAAttcataaatgataaataaaaaataataatcatggaATAAAATTCACATAAAATAATGAGATTTAAACTAAAATAAATAGAGATAAAAAATAACGACATAAAATAATAAcggataaacaataaataaaataaaaataaaataaaaacaaattaaaaataaaaatcaattaaaaataaacatgaaaaataaattaaaagtaaatgatgataatacattaaaaataaaaataaaataataaataaaatgccaaaattaaataaataaaaataatataagataaaatgataaataaataataataataatcatggaaTGAAAATAATCGTACCAAAcgatacataaaatttaaattaacataaataaatagtcaaaataataaattaaaataataactaataaacaataaataaaagtaaaataataactaataagcaataaataaaataaaaacaaataaaaaataaattcagaataatcaaaaataaattaaaagtaaataataatacattgtaaaAAAATACTACAAATACCCATATCAAAACGGATATCTATAAAAagctaatattaataaataaatccgTGATGCTTTCCTTTGCAAGGCAGGCCTTTCTGGCAGCGCATGCAAACCACAACGAAGTCTGCACACTTCTATGTGATGGCATGGGCGTCAATAGAGGCGATGCAACGGCCCAACGTTTGCATTGAGGACTTACGCTGTTGAAGACGGGCAGCTCATTTTGGAGCAGCTCCTTGAGCTCGGCTTTGTTGAGCTTGAACTTGTCACCTTCCTTCTGGGAG
This window encodes:
- the LOC132764111 gene encoding protein S100-A4-like, with translation MSTALEKAIGTMVVTFHKYSQKEGDKFKLNKAELKELLQNELPVFNSKRMDAAELQKIMTDLDHNRDHEVDFQEFCCFLSCVAMGFEEFFRGCPKPPLPRK